In Lineus longissimus chromosome 7, tnLinLong1.2, whole genome shotgun sequence, a genomic segment contains:
- the LOC135491713 gene encoding oxysterols receptor LXR-alpha-like isoform X2, whose amino-acid sequence MERLGWYAMDGPLAAGPMNTSPGHHCMPSVPLTATAVKSSIPIKQSLGPKFSGQEDQDISCMSKKERRKRRVKPVGIETGDLMCGVCGDKAHGYNFNAITCESCKAFFRRNAARLEKNHPDVMAQVIKCNFDGNCKLDPHTRRFCTECRLKKCFDIGMRKEWILSDEQLQKRRERSLLKKDRVKYDTKLGPMAPTLGPVPMNVTPCGNTSTGSGGSGSTSSTPSETSSGPSPQILQIPSPDGSFNSNSSGVLVKSEPESPPSTSGSSQESPSSSSVQWDTNLEEAQRNIATLEAMLTQTVDSPYSEADCSKFMPSSASGMFNMADTFIRRFIKFCKCMPEFSGLTQADQIALLKGGIMEVMILRGALKFDMVALSFKFSQAQGSEVAAGQINSKLIEKNLGKADSPAGQYNGDAVQFFMSLNELVGGDKTAILLLLVIELFSPDRANLEGKIKVEAAQEQYSYLLQLHIQSKYPPEEARILYPKLLMKLVEVRELGELSSKAASRLDIQSVEPLLVEVFSLQ is encoded by the exons ACTGGGTTGGTATGCGATGGATGGTCCACTGGCTGCAGGGCCTATGAACACCAGTCCAGGCCATCACTGCATGCCATCAGTGCCTCTCACAGCTACTGCTGTCAAGTCTTCGATTCCTATCAAGCAAAGCCTCGGGCCAAAGTTCTCTGGACAGGAGGACCAGGATATATCATGTATG TCCAAAAAGGAGCGTCGGAAACGTCGCGTCAAGCCGGTTGGCATAGAAACCGGTGACCTCATGTGTGGTGTATGTGGGGACAAGGCCCATGGGTACAACTTCAATGCAATCACGTGCGAATCATGCAAGGCATTCTTTCGAAGGAATGCCGCACGATTGGAG AAGAATCACCCCGATGTCATGGCACAG GTAATAAAATGTAACTTTGATGGCAACTGTAAGTTGGACCCCCATACACGCCGCTTCTGTACCGAATGCCGCTTGAAGAAATGCTTTGACATCGGCATGCGGAAGGAATGGATTTTAA GTGATGAGCAGCTCCAGAAAAGACGCGAGAGATCGTTACTCAAAAAGGATCGCGTAAAATACGATACAAAATTAGGTCCAATGGCGCCGACGTTAGGCCCGGTGCCGATGAATGTGACGCCGTGCGGGAACACGAGTACAGGAAGTGGGGGAAGTGGCAGCACAAGCAGTACACCGAGTGAAACGAGTAGCGGGCCTTCACCACAGATATTACAAATCCCCAGCCCTGATGGAAGTTTTAATTCTAATTCGTCCGGTGTGTTGGTCAAATCTGAGCCCGAGTCGCCACCGTCTACGTCCGGTTCATCACAAGAATCTCCATCATCGTCTTCGGTTCAGTGGGACACTAATCTAGAGGAGGCCCAGCGCAATATCGCCACTTTAGAAGCGATGCTTACACAGACTGTAGATTCACCGTACTCTGAGGCGGACTGCTCAAAATTCATGCCGTCGTCGGCAAGTGGCATGTTCAACATGGCTGACACATTCATACGGCGGTTTATAAAATTCTGCAAGTGTATGCCAGAGTTCTCTGGCTTGACGCAGGCGGACCAGATAGCACTCTTGAAG GGTGGAATAATGGAGGTGATGATCTTACGTGGTGCCCTGAAATTCGACATGGTGGCGCTGTCGTTTAAGTTCAGTCAGGCACAAGGCTCTGAAGTCGCGGCAGGACAAATCAACTCGAAACTTATAGAAAAAAATTTAGGCAAAGCGGACAGCCCTGCTGGCCAATACAACGGTGATGCTGTACAGTTCTTTATGTCTCTCAATGAACTCGTCGGTGGCGACAAAACCGCCATCTTACTTCTGCTTGTCATTGAGTTGTTCTCCCCGGACCGGGCGAACTTAGAAGGCAAGATAAAAGTGGAGGCTGCACAGGAACAATATTCATATCTGCTTCAACTTCATATCCAATCAAAGTACCCACCTGAAGAGGCGCGCATCCTCTACCCAAAGTTACTCATGAAGTTGGTGGAGGTGCGCGAGTTAGGTGAGCTGTCGTCGAAGGCCGCGTCTCGGCTAGACATACAGAGTGTGGAGCCGCTATTGGTGGAGGTATTTAGTTTACAGTGA
- the LOC135491409 gene encoding uncharacterized protein LOC135491409: protein MDPFVAHLQEVMRAELAKFPLNVAAREGRIDTVVALVEAGVSVNSADANGYTALNYAEIMDNTEMIECLVGLGADITLKDKMRMDVLFNAVISEHCDVVKCLVRHGADPNTNDGEVTPLHRAASLNMLDMVKLLVELGADVNVRTVKGCKWAPLRHAVAGNHVQMVKLLVDLGADMNQRDLIDINAICAAASDGKWEVVECLASLGADLDASSLGLPPISFAVNLGMADAARTLVKYGAKLNRTDLQWSLLIRTVTNHDEATLAVLLDGGMEPDLGRYEGMSPLFYSATLGNGSATNMLIKAGACVNFTNPQGMTPLHGSCTYGHTDVARLLLLAGSDINKTDDKGRTPISCLPFQDVVDYSLERRWLAMKNLVENTPLDTIPDVTCPPLEQLHIIPGIGNVLAIPGGLAKQVFADVKAFIGKLPAFAGDLFTGVKLQQVGSSGEETRTGLPNEMDFIFQVNLGFDNRAVKEVGYGYALVSYPVDAKSAYRFAFWKGSKSFHDIFNDIFEKFKRTSEDVRVRIMEDTEEVIKETDRKACTPMMICREDEESKERVAVSVDAVPCIHINDWPENGTRQTWLMDYATLKGRGYNLIPKTPNANSEIARGFSPKDLEELWRISFSHLETEHMYNVIPRVKAVYVTAKCLRNPDVCQILIRDQGAKLKTAESYVVSYLLKMMFFQRVEEFQSTEHSLGKMVCQLFDDVADGLTRNFIPLFFIPSINVLDGLKLDIFKCAAVARIMSRFVKALFSRDLATDVTDVTDDITFKIYQRDKPLYKIYDIGDIGRSTQDGEVGLQMLNIEGAVGEDSTVENADSKMAKLLAVVTEFTHKPDISKHEKAYNILSALDEMEGSLKKSNELLKDSAKSDPTEPLKMPFSQ, encoded by the coding sequence ATGGATCCTTTCGTTGCTCACCTCCAGGAAGTCATGAGGGCAGAACTGGCCAAATTCCCTCTGAATGTAGCTGCACGTGAGGGGCGGATCGACACAGTTGTAGCCTTGGTGGAGGCAGGAGTGTCCGTCAACAGTGCTGACGCAAACGGATACACTGCCTTGAACTATGCGGAAATCATGGATAACACGGAAATGATTGAATGTTTGGTTGGTTTGGGAGCTGACATAACTTTGAAAGATAAGATGAGAATGGATGTTCTTTTTAATGCTGTAATCAGTGAACATTGCGATGTGGTGAAGTGTTTGGTTCGTCATGGTGCTGACCCCAACACGAATGATGGTGAAGTTACCCCCTTGCACCGGGCGGCGAGTCTAAATATGTTGGACATGGTGAAGCTGCTTGTGGAACTAGGAGCTGATGTGAATGTGAGGACAGTCAAAGGGTGTAAGTGGGCACCCTTACGCCATGCAGTCGCAGGAAACCATGTCCAAATGGTGAAGCTCTTGGTTGATCTGGGAGCTGACATGAACCAGAGGGATCTTATAGATATAAATGCTATCTGCGCTGCGGCCAGTGATGGCAAGTGGGAAGTCGTTGAATGCCTGGCCAGTCTTGGTGCGGACCTTGACGCAAGCAGCTTAGGTTTGCCCCCGATAAGCTTTGCCGTGAATCTCGGCATGGCTGATGCAGCCAGGACACTCGTCAAGTACGGCGCAAAGTTGAACAGAACGGACCTCCAATGGTCATTGCTGATCCGTACTGTCACAAACCACGACGAAGCAACTTTAGCGGTGCTTCTTGATGGAGGAATGGAACCTGACCTCGGCAGATATGAAGGAATGTCACCATTGTTCTACAGTGCCACATTGGGTAATGGCTCAGCAACCAACATGCTGATTAAAGCAGGTGCATGTGTTAATTTCACCAACCCCCAAGGCATGACCCCACTCCATGGAAGCTGTACGTACGGCCACACAGATGTCGCTCGACTGTTACTCCTGGCTGGCTCTGATATCAACAAAACCGATGATAAGGGCAGGACGCCAATTAGTTGTCTACCTTTCCAAGACGTGGTAGACTACAGCTTGGAAAGAAGGTGGCTTGCCATGAAGAACCTTGTCGAGAACACACCACTGGACACCATTCCAGATGTTACCTGCCCTCCGCTAGAGCAGCTCCACATCATCCCGGGGATCGGAAATGTCCTTGCCATTCCGGGCGGCTTAGCCAAGCAGGTGTTCGCCGATGTCAAAGCATTCATCGGGAAGCTTCCAGCCTTCGCTGGCGACCTCTTCACTGGGGTCAAGCTGCAGCAGGTTGGGAGCTCAGGCGAAGAGACCAGGACGGGTCTGCCCAACGAAATGGACTTCATCTTCCAAGTGAACCTTGGCTTCGATAACAGGGCAGTTAAGGAGGTAGGATATGGATACGCATTGGTGTCCTACCCAGTAGATGCAAAAAGCGCCTATCGGTTTGCGTTTTGGAAGGGCAGCAAAAGCTTCCATGATatattcaatgacatttttgaaaagttCAAGAGAACGTCGGAAGATGTCAGAGTTAGGATAATGGAGGACACAGAGGAGGTCATTAAAGAAACTGATAGGAAGGCGTGCACTCCAATGATGATCTGTCGCGAAGACGAAGAAAGCAAGGAGAGAGTGGCTGTATCTGTAGATGCGGTGCCTTGCATCCACATCAACGACTGGCCGGAAAACGGCACTCGTCAGACTTGGCTGATGGACTACGCAACCTTGAAAGGACGTGGTTATAACCTCATCCCAAAGACACCAAATGCCAACAGTGAAATCGCCCGAGGTTTTAGCCCGAAGGATCTTGAGGAACTCTGGCGGATCTCCTTCTCGCATCTAGAAACGGAGCACATGTATAATGTTATCCCTCGAGTCAAGGCCGTTTACGTCACAGCCAAATGTCTACGTAATCCGGACGTCTGTCAGATTCTGATCCGCGACCAGGGAGCGAAGTTGAAGACGGCTGAAAGCTACGTGGTAAGCTACCTCTTGAAGATGATGTTCTTCCAACGCGTTGAGGAGTTCCAGAGCACTGAACACAGTCTTGGGAAGATGGTGTGTCAGTTGTTTGATGACGTAGCGGATGGCTTGACCAGGAATTTTATCCCTTTGTTTTTCATACCAAGCATCAATGTCCTCGACGGTCTCAAACTGGACATCTTCAAGTGCGCCGCAGTTGCACGGATCATGTCTCGATTTGTCAAGGCGTTGTTCTCGCGGGATCTCGCTACAGACGTTACTGACGTCACTGACGATATTACATTCAAAATCTACCAACGTGATAAGCCTCTCTACAAGATATACGACATTGGTGACATCGGAAGGTCAACCCAGGATGGCGAAGTGGGTCTCCAGATGTTGAATATAGAGGGTGCTGTTGGAGAGGATAGTACAGTAGAGAATGCTGACAGCAAGATGGCCAAGTTGCTCGCCGTAGTGACGGAATTCACGCACAAACCAGACATATCGAAGCATGAGAAAGCGTATAATATTTTGAGTGCTTTGGATGAAATGGAGGGGTCTTTGAAAAAGTCCAACGAGCTCCTGAAAGACTCCGCTAAGTCTGACCCCACAGAGCCTCTAAAAATGCCATTTTCACAATAA
- the LOC135491713 gene encoding oxysterols receptor LXR-alpha-like isoform X1, with translation MAFQHSSMEVTDPSDEFFSRLGWYAMDGPLAAGPMNTSPGHHCMPSVPLTATAVKSSIPIKQSLGPKFSGQEDQDISCMSKKERRKRRVKPVGIETGDLMCGVCGDKAHGYNFNAITCESCKAFFRRNAARLEKNHPDVMAQVIKCNFDGNCKLDPHTRRFCTECRLKKCFDIGMRKEWILSDEQLQKRRERSLLKKDRVKYDTKLGPMAPTLGPVPMNVTPCGNTSTGSGGSGSTSSTPSETSSGPSPQILQIPSPDGSFNSNSSGVLVKSEPESPPSTSGSSQESPSSSSVQWDTNLEEAQRNIATLEAMLTQTVDSPYSEADCSKFMPSSASGMFNMADTFIRRFIKFCKCMPEFSGLTQADQIALLKGGIMEVMILRGALKFDMVALSFKFSQAQGSEVAAGQINSKLIEKNLGKADSPAGQYNGDAVQFFMSLNELVGGDKTAILLLLVIELFSPDRANLEGKIKVEAAQEQYSYLLQLHIQSKYPPEEARILYPKLLMKLVEVRELGELSSKAASRLDIQSVEPLLVEVFSLQ, from the exons ACTGGGTTGGTATGCGATGGATGGTCCACTGGCTGCAGGGCCTATGAACACCAGTCCAGGCCATCACTGCATGCCATCAGTGCCTCTCACAGCTACTGCTGTCAAGTCTTCGATTCCTATCAAGCAAAGCCTCGGGCCAAAGTTCTCTGGACAGGAGGACCAGGATATATCATGTATG TCCAAAAAGGAGCGTCGGAAACGTCGCGTCAAGCCGGTTGGCATAGAAACCGGTGACCTCATGTGTGGTGTATGTGGGGACAAGGCCCATGGGTACAACTTCAATGCAATCACGTGCGAATCATGCAAGGCATTCTTTCGAAGGAATGCCGCACGATTGGAG AAGAATCACCCCGATGTCATGGCACAG GTAATAAAATGTAACTTTGATGGCAACTGTAAGTTGGACCCCCATACACGCCGCTTCTGTACCGAATGCCGCTTGAAGAAATGCTTTGACATCGGCATGCGGAAGGAATGGATTTTAA GTGATGAGCAGCTCCAGAAAAGACGCGAGAGATCGTTACTCAAAAAGGATCGCGTAAAATACGATACAAAATTAGGTCCAATGGCGCCGACGTTAGGCCCGGTGCCGATGAATGTGACGCCGTGCGGGAACACGAGTACAGGAAGTGGGGGAAGTGGCAGCACAAGCAGTACACCGAGTGAAACGAGTAGCGGGCCTTCACCACAGATATTACAAATCCCCAGCCCTGATGGAAGTTTTAATTCTAATTCGTCCGGTGTGTTGGTCAAATCTGAGCCCGAGTCGCCACCGTCTACGTCCGGTTCATCACAAGAATCTCCATCATCGTCTTCGGTTCAGTGGGACACTAATCTAGAGGAGGCCCAGCGCAATATCGCCACTTTAGAAGCGATGCTTACACAGACTGTAGATTCACCGTACTCTGAGGCGGACTGCTCAAAATTCATGCCGTCGTCGGCAAGTGGCATGTTCAACATGGCTGACACATTCATACGGCGGTTTATAAAATTCTGCAAGTGTATGCCAGAGTTCTCTGGCTTGACGCAGGCGGACCAGATAGCACTCTTGAAG GGTGGAATAATGGAGGTGATGATCTTACGTGGTGCCCTGAAATTCGACATGGTGGCGCTGTCGTTTAAGTTCAGTCAGGCACAAGGCTCTGAAGTCGCGGCAGGACAAATCAACTCGAAACTTATAGAAAAAAATTTAGGCAAAGCGGACAGCCCTGCTGGCCAATACAACGGTGATGCTGTACAGTTCTTTATGTCTCTCAATGAACTCGTCGGTGGCGACAAAACCGCCATCTTACTTCTGCTTGTCATTGAGTTGTTCTCCCCGGACCGGGCGAACTTAGAAGGCAAGATAAAAGTGGAGGCTGCACAGGAACAATATTCATATCTGCTTCAACTTCATATCCAATCAAAGTACCCACCTGAAGAGGCGCGCATCCTCTACCCAAAGTTACTCATGAAGTTGGTGGAGGTGCGCGAGTTAGGTGAGCTGTCGTCGAAGGCCGCGTCTCGGCTAGACATACAGAGTGTGGAGCCGCTATTGGTGGAGGTATTTAGTTTACAGTGA
- the LOC135491713 gene encoding oxysterols receptor LXR-alpha-like isoform X3, with protein MDGPLAAGPMNTSPGHHCMPSVPLTATAVKSSIPIKQSLGPKFSGQEDQDISCMSKKERRKRRVKPVGIETGDLMCGVCGDKAHGYNFNAITCESCKAFFRRNAARLEKNHPDVMAQVIKCNFDGNCKLDPHTRRFCTECRLKKCFDIGMRKEWILSDEQLQKRRERSLLKKDRVKYDTKLGPMAPTLGPVPMNVTPCGNTSTGSGGSGSTSSTPSETSSGPSPQILQIPSPDGSFNSNSSGVLVKSEPESPPSTSGSSQESPSSSSVQWDTNLEEAQRNIATLEAMLTQTVDSPYSEADCSKFMPSSASGMFNMADTFIRRFIKFCKCMPEFSGLTQADQIALLKGGIMEVMILRGALKFDMVALSFKFSQAQGSEVAAGQINSKLIEKNLGKADSPAGQYNGDAVQFFMSLNELVGGDKTAILLLLVIELFSPDRANLEGKIKVEAAQEQYSYLLQLHIQSKYPPEEARILYPKLLMKLVEVRELGELSSKAASRLDIQSVEPLLVEVFSLQ; from the exons ATGGATGGTCCACTGGCTGCAGGGCCTATGAACACCAGTCCAGGCCATCACTGCATGCCATCAGTGCCTCTCACAGCTACTGCTGTCAAGTCTTCGATTCCTATCAAGCAAAGCCTCGGGCCAAAGTTCTCTGGACAGGAGGACCAGGATATATCATGTATG TCCAAAAAGGAGCGTCGGAAACGTCGCGTCAAGCCGGTTGGCATAGAAACCGGTGACCTCATGTGTGGTGTATGTGGGGACAAGGCCCATGGGTACAACTTCAATGCAATCACGTGCGAATCATGCAAGGCATTCTTTCGAAGGAATGCCGCACGATTGGAG AAGAATCACCCCGATGTCATGGCACAG GTAATAAAATGTAACTTTGATGGCAACTGTAAGTTGGACCCCCATACACGCCGCTTCTGTACCGAATGCCGCTTGAAGAAATGCTTTGACATCGGCATGCGGAAGGAATGGATTTTAA GTGATGAGCAGCTCCAGAAAAGACGCGAGAGATCGTTACTCAAAAAGGATCGCGTAAAATACGATACAAAATTAGGTCCAATGGCGCCGACGTTAGGCCCGGTGCCGATGAATGTGACGCCGTGCGGGAACACGAGTACAGGAAGTGGGGGAAGTGGCAGCACAAGCAGTACACCGAGTGAAACGAGTAGCGGGCCTTCACCACAGATATTACAAATCCCCAGCCCTGATGGAAGTTTTAATTCTAATTCGTCCGGTGTGTTGGTCAAATCTGAGCCCGAGTCGCCACCGTCTACGTCCGGTTCATCACAAGAATCTCCATCATCGTCTTCGGTTCAGTGGGACACTAATCTAGAGGAGGCCCAGCGCAATATCGCCACTTTAGAAGCGATGCTTACACAGACTGTAGATTCACCGTACTCTGAGGCGGACTGCTCAAAATTCATGCCGTCGTCGGCAAGTGGCATGTTCAACATGGCTGACACATTCATACGGCGGTTTATAAAATTCTGCAAGTGTATGCCAGAGTTCTCTGGCTTGACGCAGGCGGACCAGATAGCACTCTTGAAG GGTGGAATAATGGAGGTGATGATCTTACGTGGTGCCCTGAAATTCGACATGGTGGCGCTGTCGTTTAAGTTCAGTCAGGCACAAGGCTCTGAAGTCGCGGCAGGACAAATCAACTCGAAACTTATAGAAAAAAATTTAGGCAAAGCGGACAGCCCTGCTGGCCAATACAACGGTGATGCTGTACAGTTCTTTATGTCTCTCAATGAACTCGTCGGTGGCGACAAAACCGCCATCTTACTTCTGCTTGTCATTGAGTTGTTCTCCCCGGACCGGGCGAACTTAGAAGGCAAGATAAAAGTGGAGGCTGCACAGGAACAATATTCATATCTGCTTCAACTTCATATCCAATCAAAGTACCCACCTGAAGAGGCGCGCATCCTCTACCCAAAGTTACTCATGAAGTTGGTGGAGGTGCGCGAGTTAGGTGAGCTGTCGTCGAAGGCCGCGTCTCGGCTAGACATACAGAGTGTGGAGCCGCTATTGGTGGAGGTATTTAGTTTACAGTGA